CGTTGTCCAGATCGCTGATCAGCCGCGTCAGCTTCTCGATGTCGACGCGATAACCGTCACCCACGAAAGCCTCCCCGAATAGCCTTCCCTGCGTCGGCAACGTAGCAATCGCGAGGAGCGAGCGGGGCGGAAACGACAGATCCGGGCCCGCTGACCACCGAGTGTCGGAATCCACGCGGCGGTGCGGCGCTCCTCGGTCCGTGACTTCGCGGGATTCACAGCGGACACCTGGGCATGACCGACGCGACGAACCGGAGATCAGCCGAACGAGGTGTGACCCCACCGGAACCATCCCCGCGCGTGCGGGGCCTACCAGCGAGTACGGGCCCCAGTCGGAATGACCACGGGTCCATCCCCGCGCGTGCGGGGCCTACACTCACTGCGCTGGGATTCTAGCGGCGCGGAGGTGCTGTGAGAACCACGTGCTCGCTCCTCTTCGGACACAGACGCTTCGGGCGGACCGCTCCGGCCCCCGGATCGTCGATGACTCCGGTAGCGGTTCTCACCATTGTGGATTGCCATATGGATCCCCGCCCGACCGGGTGAGGGCGGGGAGGGAGGCCCGGCCGGGCGGGGTTTTTCCGGTGGCGGTGCGTGCGTCTCACGCGATGTTGACGCTCGCTCGCCACCGGCACGGCCCGGGGTGTGTCTCGGCGGGTGTCGGGGGCCGAGACCACCGATCCGGACCGGTCTTCGCAGGTGAGTGGTGATTTGGGACGTGGCCGACGAATCTGTGCGGGGTGGCTTCTAGAGCCGGTGCAGTCCGTCGAGGACGCGGCGCAGCAGGGCCAGTTCGGGAGGCTCCGGTGCCGCTACGGCACCGGCCGAGGCAGTCGACACGGCGGGAGCGGCGGGAGCCGTGTCAGCGGCACTCGGGACGGTGTGAGGCGGCACGAGCGGTGGGGACTCCGGTGCTGGTGGCAACCAGGGCGCCACCGGCGCGGGTGGGGCCGGCCCGAACAGGTGGGGCTGCTCGTCCGGATCACACAACGGCCAGCCGATCAACTCGGTGGTGGGGTACTCGTCCCGGCCGTAGTGCTCCAACCTGAGCGCGGCCAACCGTCTGGCGGCCGGACCACTGCCCCCAGCGTGACGCGGCCGGTAGCTGACCCGATGACCCCAGCCGCCCAGCACGATCACGGCCCCGGCCAGCGCGATCGCGGTGGCCAGCAGCACCGGCGGCGCACTCATCGCTGATCCTCCCCTCCGGGTGGCTCGTCGGGATCGATCGACCCCGACTCCGGCGGCTGCCCGTCGCCGAAGGCGAGCCCGGCCGCGTAGTCGCGCAGCTCATCGGAGAGTCGTTGCAACACCCCGGCGAGTTCCGCGCACTGCCTGGGCGTGGCCTGCCGGGCCGGAATGTCGTACGAGGCTTGTTCGAGCTTCCACTGCTCATGGGCCAACCACATCCCCAACCTGCCCGCATAACTGGTCACCGAGCATCACCCCCAGCACACCGCACCGCCGCGTCCAACACATCCCGCAACACACGAGCCCGCTCCACCGTCCACACCGTCCGGTGGAACACCGTCGGCGTCTCGATCCGAACCAACCCCGGCGACCACCGCGAGATCCACACCACCAACGACGACACCCCCACCTCATTCCGACACCACACCCGCACCCCCGGATACGACACGTCATACCTCTCCGACACAGCACAACCACCTTTCTGTTGGTTCCGGAGACATAATCCGTCTCCGGAGACATACACTGCAATCCCTCGATCAGGTGGCAATGAACGAGATGTTGCGGCAGCTAGGCTTGGTGCATGCCCGGAGACGTGGAGCATCACTCACCGCAGGCTCGATTGCTCGGCGCTGAACTTCGTGAACTGCGCAAAGAAGCCGGTATCCCCGTTCGAGAACTGGCGAAGCGCGTCCAGCTGGGACATGCCGCTGTCTCCCGCTATGAGACAGGAGTTCGTTCGCCGTCCCGCGATCTCCTGGCGCGACTACTGATGGAGCTCGGCGCTTCCGGCGAGCGCTACGACGAACTCATGGAGCTACAGCGTCGTGCTTCAGAACCGAACCTGATCGGCGACAGTCGTTCGGGCCTGCACAAGCACCTGCTGAACCTGGCGGAGTTCGAACGCACAGCGGCTCGGATCGTGCACGTCGCACCTCTGGTGATTCCCGGGCCGTTGCAGACACGCTCCTACGCCGAAGAGATCATGGCGAGCTTGTCCGGCGAAGAACGTCGCCTCCGAGTCGAACTTCGCATGGCACGCAGCAGCGAGGTACTCAGCACCGGCAAACTCGACGCGATCATCTGCGAACGCGTGCTGCGCGATGACATCGGCGGACAAGGAGTACTCGCCGAACAACTACACCATCTGGCCACCACGGCATCGAACTCGAACGCCACCATCCGAATACTTCCCGAACGACTCCAACGCTGGACACTGGCCCACAACGGTTCGTTCGTGCTGTTCGAGTTCTCGAAGGCATCACCGATCATCCACTTGGAACACTACCGTGGTCCCGCCTTCATCTATGACCAGAAAGACGTTGAGGCATACCGCGAAGCGCTGGATAACCTCACGGACGCCGCCATGAGCCCCAATGAGTCACTCCAGCTCATGGCCACGATCGCGGAACAGACGGAAGGAAACACCCCAGCATGACGACACCGACGAACTGGCGGAAATCCAGCCGTTCCAACCCCAATGACTCCTGCGTCGAAGTCGGCCGTGTGGCAGATGGCGCGGCGGTGCGCGACACCAAGGACCGCTCGGCCGGGTACTTCACCACCACCGGCACCCAGTGGGCAACGTTCATCGACGCGGTGAAGAGCAACCGGTTCGACTGAACCCCGGCGACACCACAGCGCCTCCGGAGCGGTGAAGTGGCCGGAGGCGCTTTCGTCGTCTCGTCCCCGAGCATGTGAGGCAGCACGACGCATTCCGGCGAGGTCCGTACGGTCTCCCCAGCACGCGGGTCACGAGGTGCGAGATTCGGTGGGTAGATGGTGCAGCTCGTTGTAGGCAACCAGTCTGGGCTGTTGCGCCGTCGACATCTCCCAGCGACTGACCGACGCGTTGGTCACCGGAGGCAGCCGCCACAGTTCCTCCTCCGAAGCGGCCTCGGTGATATAGCGCAGCAGCAGCACCACCGCGTCGTGTCCGACCACCAGTGCCGACTTGGCGCGATCGAGGTCTCGGAGGAAACTGCGCAACCGAAGCGCGACGTCGGCAGGCGATTCGCCGCCCGGCGGGCGGTAGTAGAACTCGCCCACATCAGCGCGCCGCCGGGCTTCCTCGGGATACCGACTGCTGACCATCGCGGGGGTGTGCAGTTCCAGATGCCCCATCTCGCGATCCCGCAGCCGTTCGTCCACCACCACGGACACCGAACGCTGCGTCTCGGACAGCTCACCGGCCGCGATCTGCCAGGTCTGCCGCGCGCGCAGGTACGGCGAGCAGTACACCACTTGCGGGGACGATCGTTCCCGCAGCCAGCGCCCGAGTGCGGCTGCCTGCTCCGCGCCGGTCCGCGAAAGGGCGACGTCGGCGTCGCGGCAGCCCAGCTCGATCGGCTCCCCGTCGATCTCCGCCTCACGGAACGCGACGTTGGCCCGGCTCTCGCCGTGCCGAACGACGAGCAGCTCGGCGTGTTCGGGCAGCAGGCCGTCGTCGAAACGCACGTCGCTGATCCTTTCGACCGTGAACGCTGCTCGCCGTGATTCTACGGCCGAACACGCACCACTGATCAAGACGAATCCGGACCACCGAGCGCACTCGCCGCTACGCCGCATGACGACCGCGCCCCACTTCGCCCAAAGATCGTGCCGCAGCGGGAACAGCGGAGCCGAGGGGCCGTCACCGCGTGCGCGGCCTACACACAAACGGGAAACCCGGCGCGGTAGCGACGAGATCCATCCCCGCGCGTGCGGGGCCTACCGCGTGGTATCTCGACGGGGTTCACGAGCTCGGGATCCATCCCCGCGCGTGCGGGGCCTACACTCACTGCGCTGGGATTCTAGCGCGGCGAAGACGTTGTGAACACCACTACGTCACACCTCTTTGGACAGAGCTCTAGAACGAAGCCGAACACTCCCAACACGCCGGAAACAACGACTCACTCGGCAGCCGGCCACGAGGGCAACGACAGCCGCAGCGCCTTCTTCGCCAACGCACACGGGTCGGTGACACCAGCCTCCTCTGATTGAAGAATCGCGAACGACTGCACGAGTTGGCTCTGCTGGGTCGCGAGGAACATGCCACACGAACCTGATCCCATCGGCTTGACCTTGTTGGCTCGCACGCCAGGATTCCCCTGTACCGTTATTCGCTCGAAGTCGACGTACTCCGACTGGTTGTTGTAGTAAGTATCCAGCGAACGATCTTTCACAGGCGACATCGCAACCGAAATCAAACCTCCCTGGCTTTTCCAGGTGCAGTTGTCGGTCTCGGTCGCTCCGAGTACGTTGTCCCTCTTCTTACCCTCAGGTTGAACCCCGAGTTGTGTCGCGACGTCCTCGGGCAGCAGCTCGCACACGTCCACCGCAGTGGCGTCCTTGGGGTTCGGGATCGCCGAACCGGCCGACGCCGAGGAAGTACTCCCGCTCGTGGTCGTGTCCGCCGAGTCCTCGTTCCGCTCCGCCGAACCGGACGAACACCCGACCAGCACTACGCTCAACAACACACCACCGGCAGCAACAGCACCGCGACGCATCCCGAACCTCACACTCCCCACGATCTCAACTCCGCCTCTCGGCATCCCGCTGCGCCACCGAGGCGTTCTCCTCGGCCAACCCGTACTCGTTCAGCACCGCGTTGTACGCCTCGATCTTCTCCTGCAGTATTTTCCGGATATCCCGAGCAGCGCTACGCAGCGATCCCTCATCGCCTGTCATGCGCTGCTGGAACGCCTCGCGAGCCCGCTCGGTAGTACCGTCCATCGCGGTGAGCTCACCAGGAGTGATGACCCCTGCCTGCTGCTCCAGATATCCGGCCTCATCCCTGGCGGCGATGAGCTCCTTGATGGCTTCGCGCAGTTTGTCGTAATCGACACCGAAACCGTCCTGACTCATACCTCGTCTCCCCACTCCCGACTCACGGGTCCGATACCGGTCCACATCCTGCCGGATCCACCTACTGCGAGTCAGCGCAACCACCGCATCGTCACGATGACGTCGGACACTCCACCGTGTTCCGACGGTCACGCCGCGAGCACACGAACCACAGCGAGCCCGCGACGCACGAATACCGAACGACCAGGAGCCGGATACCCCACTGGCCCGAACGACCACGAACGAGGCACCGAACAACGAACGACCGACGGGCACACCCAACGGACACGCCTTCCGAGCCGAACCACCGGACGGAACCGTCCGGCCGGGATGAGGCGGGAAGGGATCCCGGCCGGGCGGTGGTGACCCGGTCGCCGCGACACAACAGAGGGGTCGAGCGACGCCGGGTCGGCAACCGGGGTGCGGCGGTACTCGCACGATCGATCGTGGACTGCCCAGCACGCCGTCGACTTCGCAGAACAACTCAATCTGTTCGTGAAGCTACTGACAGTGGGATAGTCTGCACTCGGAGGAGAGGAGGTGTTGATGAGCGGTAAGAAACCAACAGGACGTGGAAAATCCAAGTCCGAGTCGGCAGGCCGATCGTACCGGATTCCGCTCGGAGAATCGGCTACTTCACCACCGGGGGATACGAGCTCGACTGCCGAGCGGAGTTCAGTCGCGTCGGGCGCGGAGTCGTCGAACGCCGATCATGCGGAGCCTGTCGAACGTGTGCGCACCTCGGTACGAGGACGCCGCCAGGTGACGTTGCCGGAAAGCGTAGCCAAGGTTCTGGGAGTGACCGAGGGAGATGATCTC
The nucleotide sequence above comes from Actinopolyspora erythraea. Encoded proteins:
- a CDS encoding helix-turn-helix domain-containing protein, with translation MPGDVEHHSPQARLLGAELRELRKEAGIPVRELAKRVQLGHAAVSRYETGVRSPSRDLLARLLMELGASGERYDELMELQRRASEPNLIGDSRSGLHKHLLNLAEFERTAARIVHVAPLVIPGPLQTRSYAEEIMASLSGEERRLRVELRMARSSEVLSTGKLDAIICERVLRDDIGGQGVLAEQLHHLATTASNSNATIRILPERLQRWTLAHNGSFVLFEFSKASPIIHLEHYRGPAFIYDQKDVEAYREALDNLTDAAMSPNESLQLMATIAEQTEGNTPA
- a CDS encoding histidine phosphatase family protein — translated: MRFDDGLLPEHAELLVVRHGESRANVAFREAEIDGEPIELGCRDADVALSRTGAEQAAALGRWLRERSSPQVVYCSPYLRARQTWQIAAGELSETQRSVSVVVDERLRDREMGHLELHTPAMVSSRYPEEARRRADVGEFYYRPPGGESPADVALRLRSFLRDLDRAKSALVVGHDAVVLLLRYITEAASEEELWRLPPVTNASVSRWEMSTAQQPRLVAYNELHHLPTESRTS
- a CDS encoding AbrB/MazE/SpoVT family DNA-binding domain-containing protein; this encodes MSGKKPTGRGKSKSESAGRSYRIPLGESATSPPGDTSSTAERSSVASGAESSNADHAEPVERVRTSVRGRRQVTLPESVAKVLGVTEGDDLEFTVDEGGTVTVRGWTSIPTDQRWFWTPEWQAGEAEADQQIANGETSKGFTSAAEMLADIDNEDE
- a CDS encoding DUF397 domain-containing protein, with amino-acid sequence MTTPTNWRKSSRSNPNDSCVEVGRVADGAAVRDTKDRSAGYFTTTGTQWATFIDAVKSNRFD
- a CDS encoding DUF3558 family protein, producing the protein MRFGMRRGAVAAGGVLLSVVLVGCSSGSAERNEDSADTTTSGSTSSASAGSAIPNPKDATAVDVCELLPEDVATQLGVQPEGKKRDNVLGATETDNCTWKSQGGLISVAMSPVKDRSLDTYYNNQSEYVDFERITVQGNPGVRANKVKPMGSGSCGMFLATQQSQLVQSFAILQSEEAGVTDPCALAKKALRLSLPSWPAAE